The genomic stretch CTTATTGCCGACGATCTCGGGCAGGCTCATCTCGCACACCTTGCGGCAGAGGCCGCATCCGACGCACTTGCCCTCGTCGATCTTCAGGCCCACGGTCCGGTGCTGCCGGAGCTTGCCGGCCCGGGTTGTGCAGCCCATGCCCATATTCTTGATGGCGCCGCCGAACCCCGTGAGGGCATGGCCCTTGTCGTGGGAGACGACGATCATGGCATCCGCCTCCGCGATGGCGCCCGACACCTCGATCTCCTTTAGTATTCCCTTCGTCTTCACCGGCCGGCCGCTCTCGCTCCGCAGGCCATCGGCGGAGATGAACTGGCAGAAGCCGAAGCCATTCGCCATGGCGGTCTGGAAGTGGTCTACTGCATCATGGCGCCGCGCCAGGTAGTACGTGTTCGAGTCAGTGAGGAACGGCTTGCCGCCGGCCTCGCTTATTTTTTGCACGAGCCGGTGGACGAAGAAGGGCTGGACGTAATAGGGATTGCCGAGCTCGCCCACGTGAAGCTTGACGGCGACGAGGTCGCCCTTCGACACGCAGTCGAGGGTGCCCGCAGCCTCATATAATTCATCGGTCAGGCTCAGCAGGTTACGTGAGGTATCCCACGGGACAAGATGAACAGTCATAAAAAATAGTAAACATACAAACCACTATAAAGTTGTCTGGGGAAATGGGCCGATAGTATTTTGATGGCCCGAAAAAGTTTTTATGTAGGGGGAGCGAGCTAAATAGGAGAGAGTTCAATGTATCACGGTTTATTCTTCGGGTGGTCTCCATGATCGGCATGGTACTCTGCGGCGGCTCCGGAAAGAGGCTAAAGCCCTATACGGACAACACTCCCGCCCCCCTCGTCGAGATCAAGGATAATGTC from Methanocella sp. encodes the following:
- a CDS encoding DUF362 domain-containing protein, translated to MTVHLVPWDTSRNLLSLTDELYEAAGTLDCVSKGDLVAVKLHVGELGNPYYVQPFFVHRLVQKISEAGGKPFLTDSNTYYLARRHDAVDHFQTAMANGFGFCQFISADGLRSESGRPVKTKGILKEIEVSGAIAEADAMIVVSHDKGHALTGFGGAIKNMGMGCTTRAGKLRQHRTVGLKIDEGKCVGCGLCRKVCEMSLPEIVGNKAKNVSKECMRCPVCMEACPKGAIKLLKKNNLGKALASASYGVLSTFGKNKVSFVSFAENITQFCDCVPGPGRVVMNDIGIFASDSPVSVDAAFLQRADYKIFDEAYDVDSWTEVRELKELGIPGELKPKIEEI